The sequence below is a genomic window from Proteus vulgaris.
GGCGAAATGCTGAAAGAAGCTAAAAGTATTTATAAAGTAACCAATTCCTATTTAGCTTCACGTGATCCGAATGAAAAGCAAAATTACTATAATGAATATCATTTTCATATAATGGCAATGGCTATGGTTTATAGTCAGCAAATACAAAATGATATATTCGATGATAAAGAAGCTTACTTTAAACTGATAAATGAAACAGGGCGTATATTTGGTGCTGGTATATTAAGTGAGCCCGCTTTAATATAAATAATTATTCATTTTTATATAATTGAAAAGGTGATAAGGGATTATTACCAATCTATGCCTTTTTGTGCTTTTATTCCGCTATCAAAAGCATGTTTAATAGGACGCATTTCTGTCACAGTATCTGCTAACTCGATTAATTTTCTATGGCAGCCTCTTCCAGTGATAATGACATTTTGATGAGAAGGGCGAGAGCTAATAGCTGAAATAACCTCATCTAATGGCAAATAGTTAAAGCTAATCATATAGGTAATCTCATCGAGAATAACGAGGTCATATTCTGGATTATTAAGCAGTTTGAGTGCATATTGCCAAGTATTTAAACAAGCGGCTGTATCTGCACTTTTATCTTGCGTTTCCCAAGTGAATCCCGTTTCCATCACATAGAAAGGTACGCCAAATTGTTCCAGTAGGTTACGTTCACCGTTTTCCCAAGTTCCTTTAATAAATTGCACAACACCGACCTTTTTTTGATGACCCACCGCACGGGTCGCTGTACCCATAGCTGCGGTTGTTTTTCCTTTACCATTACCAGTAAAAATCATCACAATACCTTGTTCTCGTTGAGCTTGCTCAATTCGGGTATCTACTTTTTCTTTTAAACGTTGTTGACGTTTTTGGTGTTGTGCATCATTCATTGGACTACCTCAAACTTAGATTATGTTATTCAGCAGGACCTGCTTTGCGACCAGGTTGTGCATCTAAAGATTGTCCTTTCACATCAATGCTGTCATCACTCATCAAATAGAGATATAACGGCATCAAATCTTTAGGTGTTTTTAGTTTTTGTGAATTTTCATCAGGGAATGCACTCGCTCTCATTGCTGTACGAGTACCACCAGGATTGATGCAGTTAATACGTAAAGTACTTTCGTTATATTCTTCATTCAGTACCTGCATAAAGCCTTCTGTTGCGAATTTAGATACAGAGTAAGCTCCCCAACCATAACGACCTTGGCGACCCACACTGGATGTCGTGAGGATAAGACTCGCATGAGGCGCTTTAAGCATCAATGGCAACAGAGCTTTTGTGAGCATAAATGTCGCATTAACGTTGACTTGCATAACGTCATGCCAAAGGTTGCTTGGTTGATTAATGATAGGCTCAACAACACCTAATAAGCCGGCATTTTGTAGTACGCCATCAAGATGAGGGAAGCGTTTAACGAGAGTATCCGCAAATTGCTGAAAATCGTTCTCTGTCGCTGTAAGTAGATCAAGTGGATATAACATAGGTTGTTGACCACCTGAAGTGATGATATCTTCTTGAACATCCTCAAGTTTTGATAGAGTACGGCCTAATAAGATAAGTGTTGCGCCGTATTGCGCATAAGTTAGTGCGGCTTCTTTTCCTATGCCATCACCGGCACCCGTTACTAGAATAATTTTATCTTTTAGCACGCTATGATCGGGTTGATATTGCAACATATTGATATCCTGTCTAGTAAAAAGTAAATAAAGTGTAACGTCTTATTTGTCTAGCGACCAGTTTAGTCTGACTTTTTGTTTACAATTTATGGCTGTTTTCTTTATGGTATTAAACATAATCATGCCTTTGTTGCTGGCGCTAAAGCAGAATTTCGTTAAACTAGGCGTATTGGTTTGAGTCAGTGTTATTAACCTTAAAAAGAGGTCTTTGTGGAGTATATTTTGCAATATGGGCTGTTTTTAGCAGAAATTGTCACTGTTGTTGTGGCGATTATCGCTATCGTGTTGTTTTTCGTCGTGATTGGAAATAAAAAGCAAAATCGTAAAGGAACATTAAAAGTTACTGATCTTGCTGAAGCC
It includes:
- the cobO gene encoding cob(I)yrinic acid a,c-diamide adenosyltransferase; this encodes MNDAQHQKRQQRLKEKVDTRIEQAQREQGIVMIFTGNGKGKTTAAMGTATRAVGHQKKVGVVQFIKGTWENGERNLLEQFGVPFYVMETGFTWETQDKSADTAACLNTWQYALKLLNNPEYDLVILDEITYMISFNYLPLDEVISAISSRPSHQNVIITGRGCHRKLIELADTVTEMRPIKHAFDSGIKAQKGIDW
- a CDS encoding YciK family oxidoreductase; this translates as MQYQPDHSVLKDKIILVTGAGDGIGKEAALTYAQYGATLILLGRTLSKLEDVQEDIITSGGQQPMLYPLDLLTATENDFQQFADTLVKRFPHLDGVLQNAGLLGVVEPIINQPSNLWHDVMQVNVNATFMLTKALLPLMLKAPHASLILTTSSVGRQGRYGWGAYSVSKFATEGFMQVLNEEYNESTLRINCINPGGTRTAMRASAFPDENSQKLKTPKDLMPLYLYLMSDDSIDVKGQSLDAQPGRKAGPAE